The genomic interval CCGTCACGCCTGGAAGGACAGGAAGTTGACGCCGAAACTGATCCTGTAGAGCAGCCGTATGGATCGTGCGATTCTCCCGTAACTTGACATAGATTGTCCCGGTGTTGGGTTGCCCATTGCGAGTTCCCACCGTTGTAAAGACTGTCTCCACTTCAGGCGACTTGAGGGCGGCAGCTTCTAATTTCTTCCCTGCCTCCAGCGCATCGTTGACAGGATTGAAGACAGGAGCTTGTTGAGCTTGAGCCGCCAGGGCAGCAGGGTCAGCAGCAGGGTCAGCAGTGGCAGTCTCTGCCGGGTTCGTTGGGGCATTTGCTGCGGGGTTTGCTTCAGAATTTTCTCCAGAATTTGCTGCGGGGTTTGCGGTAGTTGCAGCCATCTGGTTAAGGGCAGCGGCGGGTAGGGGAGTGGTGTAGTTGATATTGAACTCACCCTGGTCGAGCTGGGGAATAAATCCCTTGGGGATATAGGGAATTAATGCCACTCCAGCAATAAAGCTAAGCGTCGCGAGTCCAACCACAATCCAACGATGGTTCAAGGACCATTGCAACAAGTGGCTATACCAGCGGATAAAGTGTGTCCAGTTTCTATCTTCCCGATATTCGTCTCGCGGTCGAAGCCACTTCACTGCCAGTAAGGGAGAGAGGGTACGGGCAACCAGCAGGGAAATGATGACAGCGGCAGAGACGGTAATTCCAAAGGGGCGGAAGAACTGCCCAATCACACCCGTCATTAGACCGATCGGCAGAAACACGGCAACAATTGTGAACGTAGCGGCTGTCACGGTTGAACCAATTTCATTTGTTGCTTCGATCGCTGCCTGCTTCGGGGGCGATCCCTCCTCCATGTGGCGGGAAATGTTTTCCACATCCACGATCGCGTCATCAACGATGATCCCAATCACCAAGGCCAGTGCCAGCAGGGTAATGGTTTCCAGGTTGTAGCCAAAAATTGCCATGACAATGAAGGTTCCCAACAAGGAGGTGGGAATTGCCAGGGCAGAAATCAGCGTTGCTTTCCAATTCCACAGGAAGGGAAAGATCACGATGACGGAGAGCGCAATTGCCAACACCAGCGCATCGATCGTGGCATGGGTTGCTTCTCGAATGTAGCCTGCCTGAGTCGCAGCCAGGCTTAAGGTCACATCGGACAACTGGGGTTGCAGCTTCTTGACAGCGCTTTCGACATTCTCAACAACCTCCAGCGTGTTGGCGTTACTCCGTTTGACCACCTCAATTGCCAGAGCATTCTGACCATTCATTCTGACCGCAGAACTTCCCGGAGCCAGCACCACTTCCTCGGCGGCATTTTTCTGAGCTAGATCTTTAACCTTCGCTTCGGTAGGGGCACCCAACAACTCAACCTTAAGTACGCCTGGAATTTTGGCGATCGCAGGCAAAATTTGAGCTTGAGCGGTTTCGGTCAACTCGGCCAGGTTGCGCTTGGAACTAAACAGGGCATAGCTAATGGCAGAAGACTCGTTGAGATTAATCGGAATCACCTTATAGCTGGAACCCTGGGGCAATTTTTCCTGGTTTAAGACCTGCTTAACGCGATCGGTGGACTCCTCCAGATCCGTCCCCACATCAAAAGTTAGGGTCAACAAACTCCGTCCCGGATAGGTTGAAGACCGAATGTCACCTAACCCATCTTCTGTTTTTAGGGATTGCAAACCCCGCTCCAAAGGCTCTGTCAGCTTCGCCTCTGTATCAAGCGCCGTTGTCAGGGGAGCCTCCGCATTCACAACCACTACCGGAAAGGTGATATCCGGCAACAGGGCATACTTCAGGGAACTAAATGCCAACAGCCCTGCCACTGACACAGCAATCCAAAAACCAAGCGTCAGCCAGGGATGCTGAATCGCAATCCTGGAAATATTAAACTGCTCTCGAACCGATTTTTGAAATAGTGACATAACTTAAGCTGCACAATGAGTTTGCAGAATTACACCCTGATTAGCAAAACTTTATATTGGTTCCATTATGCCGCACGCTGTTTTGAAGCCAGGAAGGCATGTTTGCTAAGTTAAGGGAGAACTTACCCATAAGATGAATTTTTCTATACAGAAATCTACCTTTATAAAGGTGGATCTCCGACTCCTACAAAAGGGTGAATTGAGTCTTTGCAGGAAAGCTACAACAAAGCGAGTTGGTTTTTCGGATGTTGGGGGAAGGCAGGAGGAAGGATGAGAGAGATGGGGAGATGGGGGAGATGGGGCTAAGGTTAATTCAGGATTCATAATTCTCTCCCTTTCCTCTCCCCAGGAAATGTTGGGATGGAGACGATTGTTGAACCTAGTTGATTGAGGAGTGTGAGATGAGAATTGGTTCGGAAGAACACAAGCGTTTATTTTGCGAAAGTTTCATGGAGAGCCACCGCATCTATGAACCCGAGCAAATTCCGTTGCCCCAGTTAGACACGGCAACCCTCGATCGCCTGCGTTCGATTCCCTTTTGGGACGAGGCTTTGTACACGGAGCGGAAGGCTGGCAAAATGCTGGATGCCTTTTCGGAACGGGTGGAGGATATCCAAATTCGAGAGGCGATTGCCCTCCAGGGTCGAGAAGAAGCTCGTCATGGACGCCTGATTCAGTATTTGCTGAACCATTACGCCATTGAAATTCCCCAACGACCGGAGCGAGAGATTCCTGCCGATTTGGAACCCGCTTTTGTCAAGTTTGGCTATGGCGAATGCTTTGATTCCTTCTTTGCCTTTGGACTGTTTGCGATCGCCCGTCAAGCCGGACTGATGCCCGAAGACTTCTTCACCCTGTTTGATCCCATTCTGGATGAAGAAGCCCGCCATATGGTGTTTTTCGTGAACTGGATTGCCTACCAACAAGTCCAGGCAGGACGTGATTGGTTGCGTCCAGCAAATTCCCTCTGGCAGTACACCGGAGCATTGCAACGGCGGTTAGATAACCTGCCCATCTCAAAGAAAAAGAAAAAAAGCAGCAACAAAAAAGGCTTTACCGCCACTGGAGTCAAGTCTTTTACCCTCAACCTGACACTGGAGCAATTTCTGCAAACCTGCATTGAAGAAAATGCCCGTCGTATGAGCGTTTACAATCAACAACTGCTCCGCCCGGAGTTTTTGCCTGCACTTGCAGGGGTTGCGCTTCACACACTCAGACTGCTGCCAAAGCGGCAAGGCGAGAGTTGGGCTGAGGATGCGAGAGGGTAAAGTGCTATGGTAAAGCCAATTCCTGTTGAGTTGAGAAATGTCGTATGAACCTTTCCACTCGCTCACCCTTCATCCCCTTCAAGCAGCACTCTGCTTAGCCTTGCGCACAGGTCGCTTGCGATCGCTGCGACGAACGCCGCCTGCCATTTTATCCTCATTGCTATTCTTGCCATATTTGGCAGCGACGCCAAGTAACACATGCTCTGTCAGTTCCATGAGCAACTCTTCTGCATCCTCTAAAGCGCTCTGAGTCTGATCTACGGTTGAGAGGCTTGAATTGTAAGCTTCCAGCTTTTCCCGCGTGGTTTCAATAGCAGATGCAAAAGAGGATTTGATGAGTACCGCCACGAGTTTGATCGGTGATTCTCCGAGTTCTACTCACATCTGCCAGAGTTCCATCAATGCTTCCTTGAGCAGTGGTAAAGGATTCAGCGATCACACTTTTTCCCAGGGTGCATGTCACCTTTACGCCCTCACCCTAAATCCCTCTCCCCAGGGAGGAGGGACTTTTAATCCTGCTCCCTTCTCGCTAGGGAAAAGGGTTGGGGATGAGGGCAAATCAGGAACTTGCAAAAGTGACATGCTACCAGGGGATTCATTTTCTATCACTGATGGTGTGATAGAAAATGAATCAGCTCCCATTGTAAAAATCTGTTCAGCCGTGAGTTGCAAGTTGGGAAAGGAAGGCTTGAGAGCAACCACATAGGGGATTGACCCTACTGAAAATTAACGGTTGCTATAAACTATCTGTACAGGAATTGCAATCATCCGGTTTCATTCGCATTTCTGAACTCGATTCTCAACCCGCAGCATTTGACACCTAGCCCCTGCCCCTGCCCTATGAGCAACATCCCGGAAACGAATCGTCCGCCAAGCCGTGGAATCCGGTTGATGGTGATTGAAGATGATCCGGTGTTTCGGTTGGGGTTAATTACAGCTCTGGAAGAGTTTCCCGATTTGCGCGTGGTGTTTGAAGCGGATTCAGGTGTTGCGGCTTTGCGAATTTTGCAGGATTGGATGGGAAAACCCTCCGATACCGGTTCTAACCCGCCTACTCAGGCGATCGCTCCAGAGGTGGTGATTCTCAGTCTGGATTTAGGCAAGTCAAGGACAGGAGACAATGCTGGGCTGATCCTTTGCCAGCAGCTTAGAGCCAGATATCCCGAATTACCCCTACTGCTGTTGAGTGCCCGTCAGGAACCGCTTGAGTTAGCCATGGCACTCCAAACGGGAGCAGGAGGATTTTGCCCCAAGGGTGCGGAAATTAGCCAACTGGTGACAGCGATCCGGTTAGTTGCCAGAGGTCAGTCCTACTGGAATCCAGCCATCCGAACGATCACCCAGGCGTTGGCGACCCCTGAGCCAGCCTCCTTTGCCAGTGCAGGAGCACGCTCCGCTGCTTTTCCGATCGTGTCCCGCAGCACTCCTGGAAAGGAATTGGTGAATCCTCCCAGTCCCACAGAATCTGGTTCTTTTGCTGTCTTGAAACGGAATTTGCGGCGCTCAGGTTTGCAGCAAATTGATGCGGCGATCGCCCTTCTCAATAACCAACTCCAAAACCCCGATCTCTCCGTCCTCGACCAATTATTTCTGACCGGACGCCGCCGAGAACTGCGGGCAGCCCGCTGGTTGGTGAATCAGGTGTTGACCTCCTCTCGCGAGAGGTTGGGGACAAACAGGGGGCAGAATGGAGAAGCCAGGAGCCAAGAGCCAGGAGTCAGGAGCGAAATCAGTCCTCAATCCCCAGTCCTCAGTCCTCAGTCCCCCGTCTCTAGCCCTCCCCCCTCTCCCCCCTCTCCCCTATCTCCCCCTCTCCCTCCGCCCTCCGCCCCTCTGCTCCTGCCAGCCTTCGCTCCATCCGAGCCGCCCTATTTGATGCTACGGCTGGCAAGCTCCAGTCCAGTTTGCGGAATTTGACCACAACAACCCTGGAAATTGACATTCTGAAGGAGGACAAAAAACGGGAATTGTTGTTTACAATCCTGCGCAAGCTGGAGGAGATTTTGGATGATTTGCGGTTTTCCCAGGTGCAGCCAGAGCAACTGGCCGACAAACAAATGGCTGTGCTTCAGGATCTGTGGGAAGCAGCCATGACTGACTTTTTTGGCA from Kovacikia minuta CCNUW1 carries:
- a CDS encoding efflux RND transporter permease subunit; this encodes MSLFQKSVREQFNISRIAIQHPWLTLGFWIAVSVAGLLAFSSLKYALLPDITFPVVVVNAEAPLTTALDTEAKLTEPLERGLQSLKTEDGLGDIRSSTYPGRSLLTLTFDVGTDLEESTDRVKQVLNQEKLPQGSSYKVIPINLNESSAISYALFSSKRNLAELTETAQAQILPAIAKIPGVLKVELLGAPTEAKVKDLAQKNAAEEVVLAPGSSAVRMNGQNALAIEVVKRSNANTLEVVENVESAVKKLQPQLSDVTLSLAATQAGYIREATHATIDALVLAIALSVIVIFPFLWNWKATLISALAIPTSLLGTFIVMAIFGYNLETITLLALALVIGIIVDDAIVDVENISRHMEEGSPPKQAAIEATNEIGSTVTAATFTIVAVFLPIGLMTGVIGQFFRPFGITVSAAVIISLLVARTLSPLLAVKWLRPRDEYREDRNWTHFIRWYSHLLQWSLNHRWIVVGLATLSFIAGVALIPYIPKGFIPQLDQGEFNINYTTPLPAAALNQMAATTANPAANSGENSEANPAANAPTNPAETATADPAADPAALAAQAQQAPVFNPVNDALEAGKKLEAAALKSPEVETVFTTVGTRNGQPNTGTIYVKLRENRTIHTAALQDQFRRQLPVLPGVTVNVEDIPFVDTGSEKPVQVALIGENPQLLSQTAKKIQQRLKQLPGFVDVSVTGTTTENSQVQTIDRLNSQRVAYVSADLEKGIALGSATDQVVAIVNEVKPAGISLDLGSDSARVGEIFESFGATLALSVLCILLVLVFLFRSWTDPLVIIFSLPLSILGAFLVTLFTGSEFGVISVIGIIFLLGLTNKNAILLVDYINQLRRSGVNREDSILKAGPVRLRPILMTTFATILGMLPIALGIGAGAELRAPMAIAIIGGLVTSTLLSLLVVPVVYALLDDLKFWRKPRKSLIGFPEGQKGKG
- a CDS encoding ferritin-like domain-containing protein encodes the protein MRIGSEEHKRLFCESFMESHRIYEPEQIPLPQLDTATLDRLRSIPFWDEALYTERKAGKMLDAFSERVEDIQIREAIALQGREEARHGRLIQYLLNHYAIEIPQRPEREIPADLEPAFVKFGYGECFDSFFAFGLFAIARQAGLMPEDFFTLFDPILDEEARHMVFFVNWIAYQQVQAGRDWLRPANSLWQYTGALQRRLDNLPISKKKKKSSNKKGFTATGVKSFTLNLTLEQFLQTCIEENARRMSVYNQQLLRPEFLPALAGVALHTLRLLPKRQGESWAEDARG
- a CDS encoding response regulator transcription factor produces the protein MSNIPETNRPPSRGIRLMVIEDDPVFRLGLITALEEFPDLRVVFEADSGVAALRILQDWMGKPSDTGSNPPTQAIAPEVVILSLDLGKSRTGDNAGLILCQQLRARYPELPLLLLSARQEPLELAMALQTGAGGFCPKGAEISQLVTAIRLVARGQSYWNPAIRTITQALATPEPASFASAGARSAAFPIVSRSTPGKELVNPPSPTESGSFAVLKRNLRRSGLQQIDAAIALLNNQLQNPDLSVLDQLFLTGRRRELRAARWLVNQVLTSSRERLGTNRGQNGEARSQEPGVRSEISPQSPVLSPQSPVSSPPPSPPSPLSPPLPPPSAPLLLPAFAPSEPPYLMLRLASSSPVCGI